A stretch of Mesorhizobium sp. L-2-11 DNA encodes these proteins:
- a CDS encoding GntR family transcriptional regulator, which translates to MAKINAVHGRISSRASQEPLHSLVRAALRERMITGEYPPGESLPSVQMLATEFDVSAITVKRAIRDLQLAGLVQSHAGLGTFVREHRRFVQEVSASMALRGIKEAARDSHQTVSLQLVSITEGEIQDKNLQHFAYKEGRYFCVKKSISIDGMVAMFDTSYISKNVPDGFLDDAGTKFLYEIANEHGFDLREHRVLIDACLAEPEVQMHFAVPESFPILRRSYHFSAGPIDVYGTVLSPLDRVAYYIDLRADHLAPA; encoded by the coding sequence TTGGCCAAGATAAACGCCGTGCATGGCAGGATCAGTTCGCGAGCGAGCCAGGAGCCTCTTCATTCGCTCGTCCGGGCCGCTCTGCGGGAGCGCATGATTACTGGCGAGTATCCGCCGGGGGAATCGCTGCCGTCTGTACAGATGTTGGCTACCGAATTTGACGTCAGCGCGATTACGGTAAAGCGCGCGATAAGGGACCTTCAACTGGCGGGATTAGTCCAGTCCCACGCGGGCTTGGGCACCTTCGTGCGCGAACATCGGCGGTTTGTGCAAGAAGTGTCCGCAAGCATGGCGCTTCGCGGTATTAAGGAAGCCGCCCGAGACAGCCATCAAACCGTGTCATTGCAACTCGTCTCGATCACCGAAGGCGAAATCCAGGATAAGAACCTTCAGCACTTCGCCTATAAGGAAGGAAGGTACTTTTGCGTCAAAAAGTCCATCTCGATCGACGGCATGGTGGCCATGTTTGATACGAGTTACATCTCGAAGAACGTTCCCGATGGCTTTTTGGACGATGCCGGCACGAAATTTCTTTATGAGATAGCTAACGAGCATGGATTTGACTTGCGCGAGCACAGGGTTCTGATTGATGCCTGTCTTGCCGAACCAGAAGTTCAGATGCACTTCGCTGTACCGGAATCATTCCCAATACTTCGCAGGAGCTATCATTTCAGCGCCGGTCCGATTGACGTGTATGGTACAGTGCTTTCTCCGCTGGATCGGGTCGCTTACTACATAGATCTGCGAGCGGACCACTTAGCTCCAGCGTAG
- a CDS encoding threonine synthase, with product MGNTPLINISKIAPAAMGGRQIFVKDESRNPTLSHKDRLNKYTVSAALMEGAHTIVAASTGNHGVSAAAMAARAGMNSIIFTTPDVSETFKAMLRAFNAKSIFVKSEERWCKMRELCSDPGFYSVSNLTPSSHTGHPWGAEGYKPIAYEIIRDLKGRAPSVVVVPTGYGELLFGIYKGFHEALLLGAINRVPKLVSVEPAARAPLFQAVQSGCDIRHVEPLPTRQLGTACLVNSYRAVVAIRESQGECVKVDDTKAGSADQLLRRFGLWFELSSCAGFAALDQLSFTDDGPVVLIACSSGIKEPF from the coding sequence CGGAACCCGACACTCAGCCACAAAGACAGACTTAACAAATATACCGTAAGCGCCGCTCTTATGGAGGGAGCGCACACGATCGTTGCTGCTTCGACGGGAAACCACGGTGTTTCAGCTGCGGCAATGGCGGCCCGGGCGGGCATGAATAGTATCATTTTCACGACACCGGATGTGAGTGAAACGTTCAAAGCAATGCTGCGAGCCTTCAATGCAAAGTCGATCTTCGTGAAAAGCGAGGAACGCTGGTGCAAGATGCGAGAGTTGTGTAGTGACCCTGGTTTTTACTCTGTCAGCAACCTGACGCCGTCCAGCCACACGGGGCACCCTTGGGGAGCGGAAGGGTATAAACCGATTGCATACGAGATTATCCGCGACCTCAAGGGCAGGGCGCCATCCGTCGTTGTCGTACCTACCGGCTACGGCGAACTCCTCTTTGGCATTTATAAGGGCTTCCATGAAGCCTTACTGCTCGGAGCTATAAACAGAGTGCCCAAGCTTGTCTCGGTAGAACCGGCGGCGAGGGCGCCGCTGTTTCAGGCGGTCCAGAGCGGTTGCGACATCAGGCATGTCGAACCCCTTCCCACTCGGCAACTGGGTACGGCCTGCCTGGTAAATAGTTATAGGGCGGTGGTCGCCATACGCGAATCGCAAGGCGAATGCGTAAAGGTCGACGATACGAAGGCAGGGTCTGCAGATCAGCTCCTCCGCAGGTTCGGACTATGGTTTGAGCTTTCGTCGTGCGCTGGGTTTGCTGCCCTCGACCAACTCAGTTTTACCGATGACGGGCCGGTCGTGCTGATCGCCTGTTCTTCCGGCATCAAGGAACCGTTCTAA